From Loxodonta africana isolate mLoxAfr1 chromosome 2, mLoxAfr1.hap2, whole genome shotgun sequence, the proteins below share one genomic window:
- the RIPK4 gene encoding receptor-interacting serine/threonine-protein kinase 4: protein MEAECGSPWALGLLRTFEAGEFKGWEKVGSGGFGQVYKVRHVHWKTWLAIKCSPSLHVDDRERMELLEEAKKMEMAKFRYILPVYGICHDPVGLVMEYMETGSLEKLLASEPLPWELRFRITHETAVGMNFLHCMTPPLLHLDLKPANILLDAHYHVKISDFGLAKCNGLSHSHDLSMDGLFGTIAYLPPERIREKSRLFDTKHDVYSFAIVLWGVLTQKKPFADEKNILHIMVKVVKGHRPELPPVCRPRPRACSTLIRLMQQCWQDDPRARPTFQEITSETEDLYEKPDDEVKETTQDLDVKSSPEPKSEVVPVSTPLKRASAPPFDNDCSLSELLSQLDSGISQTIEGPEELSRSSSESKLPSTSSGKRLSGVSSVDSAFSSRGSLSLSFEREPSTGDLGTTDIQKKKLVDAILCGDTSRLMKILQPQDVDLVLEGSASLLHLAVEAGQEECVKWLLLNNANPNLTNRKGSTPLHLAVERRVRGVVELLLARKISVNAKDEDQWTALHFAAQNGDEASTRLLLEKNASVDEADCEGRTPVHVACQHGQESIVRILLRRGVDAGLQGKDAWVPLHYAAWQGHLPIVKLLAKQPGVSVNAQTLDGRTPLHLAAQRGHYRVARILIDLRSDVNICNQLLQTPLHVAAETGHTSTSRLLLHRGAEKEALTAEGYTALHLAARNGHLATVKLLVEEKADVLAPAPLGQTALHLAAANGHSEVVEELVSTDNIDVSDDQGLSALHLAAQGRHAKTVEVLLKHGAHINLQSLKFQGGQQLGGSPGHSPVSTLLRRSKT from the exons ATGGAGGCCGAGTGCGGGAGCCCGTGGGCGCTGGGGCTGCTGCGCACCTTCGAAGCGGGCGAGTTCAAGGGCTGGGAGAAGGTCGGCTCAGGCGGCTTCGGGCAGGTGTACAAGGTGCGCCACGTCCACTGGAAGACGTGGCTGGCCATCAAGTGCTCACCGAGCCTGCATGTCGACGACAG GGAGCGCATGGAACTCTTGGAAGAAGCCAAGAAGATGGAAATGGCCAAGTTCCGTTATATCCTGCCCGTGTACGGCATATGCCACGATCCTGTCGGCCTCGTCATGGAATACATGGAGACCGGCTCGCTGGAAAAACTGCTGGCCTCGGAGCCACTGCCATGGGAGCTGCGTTTCCGTATCACCCACGAGACGGCAGTGGGCATGAACTTCCTGCACTGCATGACGCCGCCGCTCCTCCACCTGGACCTCAAGCCCGCCAACATCCTGCTGGACGCCCACTACCACGTCAAG ATTTCTGACTTCGGGCTTGCCAAGTGCAACGGGCTGTCGCACTCGCACGACCTCAGCATGGATGGGCTGTTTGGCACCATCGCCTACCTCCCTCCAGAGCGCATCCGTGAGAAGAGCCGGCTCTttgacaccaagcatgatgtgtaCAG CTTTGCCATTGTCCTCTGGGGAGTGCTTACACAGAAGAAGCCATTTGCCG ATGAGAAGAACATTCTGCACATCATGGTGAAGGTGGTGAAAGGCCACCGCCCTGAGCTGCCACCTGTCTGCAGACCCCGACCCCGCGCCTGCAGCACCTTGATCCGCCTCATGCAGCAGTGCTGGCAGGATGACCCGCGTGCACGGCCCACCTTCCAAG aAATTACGTCTGAAACCGAGGACCTGTATGAAAAGCCTGACGATGAAGTGAAAGAAACAACTCAAGATCTAGATGTGAAAAGTTCCCCCGAGCCCAAGAGTGAG GTGGTGCCCGTGTCCACGCCCCTCAAGCGTGCCTCAGCCCCACCGTTTGATAACGACTGCAGCCTTTCAGAGTTGCTGTCACAGCTAGACTCTGGGATTTCTCAGACCATCGAGGGCCCGGAAGAGCTCAGCCGCAGCTCCTCAGAATCCAAACTCCCCTCAACGAGCAGCGGCAAGAGGCTCTCGGGGGTCTCTTCAGTCGATTCTGCCTTCTCGTCCAGAGGGTCGCTGTCCTTGTCTTTCGAGCGTGAGCCTTCAACGGGCG ATCTCGGCACTACAGACATTCAGAAGAAGAAGCTGGTGGATGCCATCTTATGTGGGGACACCAGCCGGCTGATGAAGATCCTGCAGCCCCAGGACGTGGACCTGGTCCTGGAGGGCAGTGCCAGCCTCCTGCatctggctgtggaggctggccaGGAGGAGTGCGTCAAGTGGCTTCTACTCAACAACGCCAACCCCAACCTGACCAACCGGAAGGGCTCCACACCCCTGCACCTGGCTGTTGAGCGGAGGGTACGTGGTGTTGTGGAGCTGCTGCTAGCCCGCAAGATCAGTGTCAACGCCAAAGACGAGGACCAGTGGACAGCCCTGCACTTCGCTGCTCAGAATGGGGATGAGGCCAGCACGCGGCTGTTGCTGGAGAAGAATGCCTCTGTCGACGAGGCGGACTGCGAGGGCCGCACGCCTGTGCACGTGGCTTGCCAGCACGGCCAGGAAAGCATCGTACGTATTCTCCTGCGTCGCGGTGTGGACGCTGGCCtacaaggcaaggatgcctggGTCCCACTGCACTATGCTGCCTGGCAGGGCCACCTGCCCATTGTGAAGCTGCTGGCCAAGCAGCCAGGTGTGAGCGTGAACGCCCAGACGCTGGACGGGAGGACGCCTCTGCACCTGGCTGCCCAGCGGGGACACTACCGTGTGGCCCGCATCCTCATCGACCTGCGCTCCGATGTCAACATCTGCAACCAGCTCTTGCAGACACCCCTGCACGTGGCCGCAGAGACGGGCCACACAAGCACCTCGCGGTTGCTCCTGCACCGTGGTGCCGAGAAGGAGGCGCTGACTGCTGAGGGCTACACTGCCCTGCACCTGGCCGCCCGAAATGGACACCTTGCTACCGTGAAGCTGCTGGTGGAGGAAAAGGCTGATGTGTTGGCCCCTGCGCCACTGGGCCAGACGGCCCTCCACCTGGCTGCTGCCAATGGACACTCAGAGGTGGTGGAGGAGCTGGTCAGTACTGACAACATTGACGTGTCTGATGACCAGGGGCTCAGTGCACTGCACCTGGCCGCACAGGGCAGGCACGCAAAGACGGTGGAGGTGCTCCTCAAGCACGGCGCCCACATCAACCTACAGAGCCTCAAGTTCCAGGGTGGCCAGCAGCTGGGCGGGTCACCTGGCCACAGCCCTGTGTCCACACTCCTCCGAAGAAGTAAGACCTAG